From Anopheles funestus chromosome 3RL, idAnoFuneDA-416_04, whole genome shotgun sequence, a single genomic window includes:
- the LOC125767496 gene encoding outer dynein arm-docking complex subunit 4 — protein MSNAKTALGILGGEDELLQSFVRVGLKTDTDDDQQQSNVTFSGGAGGGGSGAGAGGTGASGPQTTTIQHQASQGKLDTHLIRQFSDHCSDMSDKNAPRKYRDLFNEPVDVKKRRYFDEVYTDKDRAAAVSIGNFDIKQNLINKRRQERNEALQTEEAEPGAILALGMREIKNGNLDNAVLFISKALEMNNNDQNALVARSRCFLQLGEPAKALQDAETALVLDKNNIRAIYQKAEALYYLGQFEHSLMFFHRGLRLRPELASFRLGVQKTQEAIENTIGNNTKNQPQKKPAKVEKPKTAKRYQLSRDELEKRASRRLLGDLYIDKEYLENLIKHPDLRKADTNTEGVSEYAKDAINFLNNRQEFWRQQKPCTSLNAKKINGANGMLPRWL, from the exons ATGAGCAACGCAAAGACGGCCCTTGGAATATTAGGTGGAGAAGATGAGTTGTTGCAAAGCTTTGTACGTGTTGGTCTGAAAACGGACACGGACGATGATCAGCAGCAATCGAATGTAACATTCTCGGGTGGAgcgggtggtggtggaagtggCGCTGGTGCTGGCGGCACTGGTGCCAGTGGCCCACAGACGACCACCATCCAGCATCAGGCTAGCCAGGGCAAGCTGGATACGCATCTGATTCGCCAATTTTCCGATCATTGTTCGGATATGAGCGATAAAAATGCACCCAGAAAGTATCG AGATTTGTTCAACGAGCCAGTAGATGTGAAGAAACGACGATATTTTGATGAAGTGTACACCGACAAAGATCGTGCGGCTGCCGTTAGTATAG GAAACTTTGATATCAAGCAAAACCTCATCAACAAACGACGCCAGGAACGTAACGAAGCGTTACAAACCGAGGAAGCCGAACCGGGTGCCATTTTGGCACTGGGGATGCGTGAGATTAAGAATGGAAATTTGGACAATGCCGTTCTCTTTATTTCTAAG GCTTTGGAAATGAACAACAATGATCAAAACGCCTTGGTTGCTAGAAGCCGATGTTTCCTCCAGCTTGGCGAACCGGCCAAAGCTTTACAGGATGCAGAAACAGCTCTCGTGCTAGACAAGAACAACATTCGGGCGATCTACCAGAAGGCGGAAGCTCTCTACTACTTGGGCCAGTTTGAGCatagtttgatgttttttcatCGTGGCTTGCGTTTGCGTCCGGAGCTGGCTAGTTTCAGGCTTG GTGTGCAGAAAACTCAGGAAGCGATCGAAAATACGATCGGTAACAACACCAAGAACCAGCCGCAGAAGAAACCGGCCAAGGTGGAGAAACCCAAGACTGCTAAACGGTATCAACTATCGCGGGATGAGCTGGAAAAGCGTGCTTCCCGACGGCTGCTGGGTGATTTGTACATCGACAAGGAATATCTGGAGAACCTGATCAAGCATCCCGATCTGCGCAAAGCAGACACAAACACGGAGGGCGTTTCAGAATACGCGAAGGATGCGATAAACTTCCTAAACAATAGGCAGGAGTTTTGGCGTCAACAAAAGCCTTGCACGAGcttgaatgcaaaaaaaattaacggtGCAAACGGTATGCTTCCGCGTTGGTTGTAA